A region from the uncultured Draconibacterium sp. genome encodes:
- a CDS encoding GNAT family N-acyltransferase, producing MELLKPKDLFKDRPALLASGDYFAKFLMYILRFNKLNKIYSQIAEKQGVDFIDELIKTLEFNIEFDEQQLKKIPKEGPFIIVANHPLGGFDGLLLIKYLSLVRNDVKVLANFLLKKIDAVSDYFMEENPFDDAGNGNYTGLKEAFGHLQNGGVLCLFPAIDVNTKDSFEGVTDKVWQFPVVKFIKKAQVPVVPVLFQGTNSRLLHLVAKIHPSLKSARLPSEILSKKHKNIKLRIGSAIKVEEQEKYCDVYQFGRFLRAKTYCMESDIEIRRFFNYALKPKVKPDTIIDPVPFEYIQKEILAIKADHTLFRLKNYTAYCAPSALIPNVLNEIGRLREITFREVGEGTNRSLDIDEFDLYYHQMFIWDEDENRIVGAYRLGKGKDIMEQYGRRGFYLQSLFRIAENFNPVLKESIELGRSFVIKEYQRKPMPLFLLWKGILYFLLKNPEYRYLIGPVSISNNYSKVSKDLIIRFIMKNHLNWKMAQHIKPRNSYKFKSDNVDLNLLMENMEHDINRLDKTIGDLDELNSGLPVLLKKYIKLNAKIIGFNVDPKFNNCLDGLIVLDVYDVPKSTIESLSKEANDGSILDRFYGSRE from the coding sequence ATGGAATTACTTAAGCCAAAAGATCTTTTTAAAGATCGTCCTGCTTTACTCGCCAGCGGCGATTATTTCGCCAAATTTCTGATGTACATTCTGCGTTTTAATAAATTGAATAAAATTTACAGTCAAATTGCTGAAAAGCAAGGGGTAGATTTTATTGATGAGTTAATAAAAACACTGGAGTTTAACATCGAATTTGATGAACAGCAGTTAAAAAAGATACCCAAAGAAGGGCCGTTTATTATTGTTGCCAATCATCCGCTGGGAGGATTTGACGGGCTTTTGCTGATAAAATACCTCTCGTTGGTTAGAAATGATGTAAAGGTGCTGGCCAATTTTCTATTGAAAAAAATCGATGCCGTTTCGGATTATTTTATGGAAGAGAATCCGTTTGACGATGCAGGGAATGGCAATTACACCGGTTTAAAAGAAGCTTTTGGGCATTTACAAAACGGGGGTGTTCTTTGTCTTTTTCCGGCCATTGATGTAAATACCAAAGATTCGTTTGAAGGCGTTACCGATAAGGTTTGGCAGTTTCCGGTGGTGAAATTTATTAAAAAGGCACAGGTGCCGGTTGTTCCGGTTCTTTTTCAGGGAACTAATAGTCGCCTGTTACACCTGGTGGCAAAAATTCACCCCTCGTTAAAAAGCGCCAGACTTCCATCTGAGATTTTAAGTAAAAAACATAAAAATATTAAGCTGCGCATTGGCAGTGCCATAAAAGTTGAAGAGCAGGAAAAATATTGCGATGTGTACCAGTTTGGGCGTTTTTTGCGTGCCAAAACCTACTGCATGGAATCGGATATTGAAATACGGCGCTTTTTTAACTATGCACTCAAGCCAAAAGTAAAACCCGACACTATAATCGATCCGGTTCCTTTTGAATATATCCAAAAAGAAATACTGGCGATTAAAGCAGACCACACCTTATTTCGATTAAAAAATTATACGGCCTACTGTGCACCGTCGGCTTTAATTCCGAACGTTTTAAACGAAATTGGGCGTTTACGCGAAATTACCTTTCGGGAAGTTGGTGAGGGCACAAATAGAAGTTTGGATATTGACGAATTTGATTTGTACTACCACCAAATGTTTATTTGGGATGAAGATGAAAACCGGATTGTTGGCGCTTATCGACTGGGAAAAGGAAAAGACATTATGGAGCAATATGGCAGAAGAGGTTTTTACCTGCAATCGTTGTTCCGTATTGCCGAAAACTTTAACCCGGTATTAAAAGAAAGCATTGAATTGGGGCGCTCGTTTGTAATTAAAGAATACCAGCGTAAACCCATGCCCTTGTTTTTGTTGTGGAAGGGTATTTTATACTTCCTGCTTAAAAATCCGGAATACCGTTACCTTATTGGTCCGGTAAGTATTAGCAACAATTATTCAAAAGTTTCGAAAGATTTAATTATCAGGTTTATCATGAAGAACCATTTAAACTGGAAAATGGCTCAGCACATAAAACCACGAAACAGCTATAAGTTTAAAAGCGACAATGTGGATTTAAACCTGTTAATGGAAAATATGGAGCACGACATTAACCGGCTTGATAAAACTATTGGCGATTTGGATGAATTAAATTCGGGGTTGCCGGTGCTTTTAAAAAAATATATTAAGCTAAATGCTAAAATTATAGGTTTTAATGTTGACCCGAAATTTAATAACTGCCTCGACGGATTAATCGTTTTGGATGTTTATGACGTACCCAAAAGTACCATCGAATCCTTATCAAAAGAAGCCAACGACGGATCGATTCTGGATCGTTTTTACGGCAGTCGCGAGTAA
- a CDS encoding YgiQ family radical SAM protein — MTENKLHITDWLPTSKKELKQLGWEELDVILFTGDAYVDHPSFGAAVIGRVLEAEGLRIAIVPQPNWTDDLRDFKKLGRPRLFFAVTAGNMDSMVNHYTAGKRKRSNDSYTPGGQIGKRPDYATITYSKILKELYPDVPLVIGGIEASLRRLTHYDYWSDRLMPSILADTQAELLFYGMGEKSIVEFARLVKRGIPIESLTTIPQTVFMVDEEETYATKKNWDELELASHETCLADKKEFARNFMHIEEESNKMEAKKLIQGYGQKKIVVNPPWPTFKEKEIDRVYDLPYTRLPHPRYDGKASIPAYEMIRHSINIHRGCFGGCTFCTISAHQGKFIASRSEKSVLKEVEKVTEMPDFKGYISDLGGPSANMYRMKGIHEEICKKCKRPSCIFPSVCKNLDINHKPMLELYEKVRNNPKIKKAFIGSGIRYDMILEKTNNKEVNENNRKYLREVIKHHVSGRLKVAPEHSSDEVLKFMRKPSFKLFEELNNEFVKINKEEKLNQQLIPYFISSHPGSKSEDMANLAIQTKDMNFRLEQVQDFTPTPMTLATVVYYSGYHPYTMEQIYTARNKDAKEQQRQFFFWYKKEFRNKIIRDLKAKGRDDLIKKLFNKNKNKQQ; from the coding sequence ATGACAGAAAACAAACTACATATTACCGACTGGCTGCCAACCTCGAAAAAAGAGCTTAAACAGCTGGGATGGGAGGAACTTGATGTTATTTTATTTACCGGCGATGCCTACGTCGATCATCCATCGTTTGGAGCTGCAGTAATTGGGCGGGTATTGGAAGCCGAGGGCTTACGAATTGCCATTGTTCCGCAACCCAACTGGACCGATGATTTACGCGATTTTAAGAAGCTGGGGCGCCCCAGGCTGTTTTTTGCGGTTACTGCCGGAAATATGGATTCGATGGTGAACCATTACACTGCCGGAAAACGTAAACGCTCAAACGACTCTTATACTCCGGGTGGACAGATTGGAAAACGTCCGGACTACGCCACTATTACTTACTCAAAAATATTAAAAGAACTATATCCTGATGTACCTTTGGTTATTGGAGGAATTGAAGCATCGCTGCGCCGCTTAACCCATTACGATTACTGGTCGGACCGGTTAATGCCATCTATTTTGGCAGATACCCAGGCCGAACTGCTTTTTTATGGCATGGGCGAAAAATCGATTGTGGAGTTTGCCCGATTGGTTAAACGCGGTATTCCCATTGAAAGTTTGACAACCATACCCCAAACGGTTTTTATGGTAGATGAAGAAGAAACTTATGCTACCAAAAAAAACTGGGACGAGTTGGAGTTAGCTTCGCACGAAACCTGTTTAGCCGACAAAAAAGAATTTGCCCGAAATTTTATGCACATCGAAGAAGAATCGAATAAAATGGAGGCAAAAAAACTGATTCAGGGCTACGGGCAGAAAAAGATAGTGGTTAATCCGCCATGGCCTACCTTTAAAGAAAAAGAGATTGACCGGGTTTATGACCTGCCCTACACCAGGTTACCTCATCCACGTTACGACGGTAAGGCTTCCATTCCTGCTTACGAAATGATCCGGCATTCCATTAACATCCATCGCGGCTGTTTTGGTGGGTGTACCTTTTGTACCATATCCGCCCACCAGGGTAAGTTTATTGCCAGCCGGTCGGAAAAATCGGTTTTAAAAGAAGTGGAAAAAGTTACCGAAATGCCCGACTTTAAAGGTTACATCTCCGACCTTGGTGGCCCATCGGCAAACATGTACCGCATGAAAGGAATTCACGAGGAAATTTGCAAAAAATGCAAAAGGCCTTCGTGCATTTTCCCGTCGGTGTGCAAAAATCTCGACATTAACCACAAACCTATGCTCGAGCTTTATGAGAAGGTAAGAAACAATCCGAAGATTAAAAAGGCATTTATTGGCAGTGGTATCCGTTACGACATGATACTGGAAAAAACAAACAACAAGGAGGTTAATGAAAACAATAGAAAATACCTGCGCGAAGTAATTAAGCATCACGTTTCGGGCCGACTAAAAGTGGCGCCCGAGCACTCGTCGGACGAAGTGCTTAAATTTATGCGTAAACCATCATTCAAGCTGTTTGAAGAATTGAATAACGAATTTGTAAAAATCAACAAAGAAGAAAAGCTAAACCAACAGCTTATTCCTTATTTTATTTCCAGCCATCCCGGAAGCAAGTCGGAAGACATGGCCAACCTGGCGATTCAAACAAAAGATATGAATTTCAGACTGGAGCAGGTTCAGGACTTTACTCCTACCCCCATGACCCTGGCAACTGTAGTATACTATTCGGGCTATCACCCCTATACCATGGAACAAATTTATACAGCTCGTAACAAAGATGCCAAAGAACAACAACGCCAGTTCTTTTTCTGGTATAAAAAGGAATTTCGGAATAAAATTATTCGGGATTTAAAAGCCAAAGGACGCGACGACCTGATTAAAAAGCTTTTCAATAAAAACAAAAATAAACAGCAATAA
- a CDS encoding DUF4197 domain-containing protein: MKNTRLLALLLALTLAGCAEVMQIAQQTLEGDAPLTQTEIVGGLKEALITGTNKSVDILGATDGYYKDELVKILLPPEADIIVDNIGKVPGGEKLLDDVLLTINRAAEDAAKEAAPIFVNSIKSMTINDAVGILKGTDNAATTYLHKTTYNQLFELYRPKIKTSVEKELVGGVSTKESWDTLVGKWNQVAGSFLGQTAGLKTVDTQLEDYLTTKALDGVFLKIAAEEKLIREDPAARVTSLLKKVFGSLDS; encoded by the coding sequence ATGAAAAATACACGATTGCTTGCATTGTTATTAGCCCTTACTTTGGCAGGTTGTGCCGAGGTAATGCAAATTGCACAGCAAACCCTTGAAGGGGATGCTCCACTTACCCAAACAGAAATTGTGGGTGGACTGAAAGAGGCACTGATTACCGGCACCAATAAATCGGTTGATATACTGGGTGCAACAGACGGATATTACAAAGACGAGCTGGTAAAAATACTACTCCCGCCTGAAGCCGATATTATTGTTGACAATATTGGGAAAGTACCTGGTGGTGAAAAACTGCTCGACGATGTTTTACTAACTATTAACCGCGCTGCCGAAGATGCTGCAAAAGAAGCCGCCCCGATATTTGTAAACAGCATAAAAAGCATGACTATTAACGATGCAGTTGGCATTTTAAAAGGTACCGACAATGCTGCAACCACTTATCTGCACAAAACCACGTACAACCAGCTTTTTGAACTTTACCGACCAAAAATAAAAACATCAGTAGAAAAGGAACTGGTTGGTGGCGTATCAACCAAAGAAAGCTGGGACACCCTTGTGGGAAAATGGAACCAGGTTGCCGGATCTTTTTTGGGGCAAACAGCCGGGTTAAAAACAGTTGATACTCAGTTGGAAGACTACCTGACGACCAAAGCACTTGATGGGGTATTTTTGAAAATTGCCGCCGAAGAAAAACTTATTCGTGAAGACCCTGCTGCCCGGGTTACAAGCCTGTTAAAGAAAGTATTTGGCTCGCTTGACTCCTAA
- a CDS encoding PAS domain-containing protein produces the protein MRLEFVKVEEANDLVNQLIEHHPQAIFLTDHDFKVKYFNKSFQKLSKSDKGDIIGHEFCEIMGCTQREKITAKDGGFCKRCQLRDLLSGSNLSEMVLIRDFVINNKVKTKHLHIDTHRVVMNDHKYRLVVIEDRTGHTIK, from the coding sequence ATGAGATTAGAATTTGTAAAAGTAGAAGAGGCCAACGATTTGGTTAACCAATTGATTGAACATCATCCGCAAGCCATTTTTTTAACCGACCACGATTTTAAGGTAAAATATTTTAATAAATCATTCCAAAAGCTTTCAAAAAGCGACAAGGGAGATATTATTGGACATGAGTTCTGCGAAATAATGGGCTGTACCCAGCGCGAAAAAATTACGGCAAAAGACGGTGGATTTTGTAAACGCTGCCAGCTACGCGATTTACTTTCCGGCTCAAACCTTTCGGAAATGGTTCTTATTCGCGATTTTGTAATAAATAATAAGGTAAAAACAAAACACCTGCATATCGATACGCATCGTGTGGTAATGAACGACCATAAATACCGATTGGTAGTTATTGAAGACCGAACAGGACATACCATAAAATAA
- a CDS encoding TIGR01212 family radical SAM protein (This family includes YhcC from E. coli K-12, an uncharacterized radical SAM protein.) — MQNKVYSWGHDRRYNDFPTYFRERFSGRVQKVSIDAGFTCPNRDGSKGVGGCSYCNNKTFKPTYCNLENSVSKQVEQGVAFFARKYKTMRFLAYFQAYTNTYAPLADLKRLYEEALNHPKVVGLVISTRPDCLNDELLDYLAELSRKVYVMVELGVESHLDRTLKSINRGHTFTDAARAIEETAKRGINNCAHMILGLPGESRQEVLEQAKVISQLPVKNLKLHQLQIHKGTLLEKQFDENPDSFHLYTAEDYIDLVVDYLELLNPEIIVERFISQAPPEMLIAPKWGLKNFEFVDKVKKRLKERDTWQGRKYKK; from the coding sequence ATGCAAAACAAGGTATACAGTTGGGGGCACGACAGGCGCTATAATGATTTTCCGACATATTTTAGAGAACGCTTCTCGGGGCGGGTGCAGAAAGTTTCGATTGATGCCGGTTTTACCTGTCCGAACCGCGATGGAAGCAAGGGAGTTGGAGGTTGCTCGTATTGCAATAATAAAACATTTAAACCCACCTATTGCAACCTGGAAAACAGTGTAAGTAAGCAAGTTGAGCAGGGCGTTGCTTTTTTTGCCCGCAAATACAAAACCATGCGTTTTTTGGCCTATTTTCAGGCTTATACCAATACCTATGCTCCCCTAGCCGATTTAAAACGTTTGTACGAAGAAGCCCTGAATCATCCCAAAGTTGTTGGTTTGGTGATATCTACACGGCCCGATTGTTTAAATGACGAATTGCTTGATTACCTCGCCGAACTAAGCCGAAAAGTTTATGTAATGGTGGAGTTGGGCGTGGAGTCGCATCTCGACCGTACGCTAAAAAGTATAAATCGTGGGCATACTTTTACTGATGCTGCCAGGGCAATTGAAGAAACGGCCAAAAGAGGCATTAATAATTGTGCGCACATGATTTTGGGGCTCCCGGGCGAAAGCCGTCAGGAAGTTCTGGAGCAGGCGAAGGTAATTTCTCAATTACCGGTTAAAAACCTGAAGTTGCACCAGTTGCAGATTCATAAAGGCACTTTGCTGGAAAAACAGTTTGACGAAAACCCGGATAGTTTTCATTTATATACGGCCGAAGATTATATTGATTTGGTTGTGGATTATCTGGAACTGCTAAATCCTGAAATTATTGTGGAGCGTTTTATTAGCCAGGCACCACCCGAAATGCTGATTGCCCCGAAATGGGGACTGAAAAATTTTGAATTTGTTGACAAGGTGAAAAAACGTTTGAAAGAACGTGATACCTGGCAGGGCAGAAAATATAAAAAATAA
- a CDS encoding DUF4301 family protein, translated as MKQVLLFKYNAKSLFLRKIQTTMFSEKDKKQIQERGSKLETVQNQIENFKKGFPFLHIEDAASIGNGIIHLNPEDLKKRCDRYDSKIASGTKALKFVPASGAASRMFKALFEALEDCSSTAEQEVLQKNKAANEYIDGLNKFAFAEELKQAMSNTEDSVKNKIDFLLTEKGLNYGAKPKGLLKFHNYTDGARTPFEEHLVEGAMYAADSEQKASLHFTVSPEHQPGFEELLNEIKEKYETKLGIRFDISFSQQKPSTDTIAVDLNNEPFRNPDGSLLFRPGGHGALIENLNDLDADIIFIKNIDNVVPDRLKQPTVDYKKGLAGVLLKHQEKLFYYQQALNEKHYTALQSGFLAEAANFLENTLNTKPEKNHYYTEREELYHYLKEKFNRPLRVCGMVKNQGEPGGGPFWATNADGTVSLQVVESSQIDPDSVQQQGIVKHATHFNPVDLVCAVKNYKGEKYDLTQFTDPATGFISKKSKDGKELKAQELPGLWNGAMSNWNTLFVEVPIETFNPVKTVNDLLRDQHL; from the coding sequence ATGAAACAGGTATTGCTTTTTAAATACAACGCCAAATCTCTATTTTTAAGAAAAATTCAGACAACTATGTTTTCAGAAAAAGATAAAAAGCAAATTCAGGAGCGCGGCAGTAAACTGGAAACCGTGCAAAACCAAATTGAAAATTTTAAAAAGGGTTTCCCTTTTTTACATATTGAAGACGCTGCATCAATTGGCAATGGCATCATTCATCTGAATCCGGAAGATTTAAAGAAAAGATGCGATCGTTATGATTCAAAAATAGCATCGGGTACAAAAGCATTGAAGTTTGTGCCGGCTTCGGGTGCCGCAAGCCGAATGTTCAAAGCGCTTTTTGAAGCATTGGAAGACTGCAGTTCAACGGCTGAACAAGAAGTGCTTCAGAAGAACAAAGCCGCTAATGAATACATTGACGGTCTCAACAAATTTGCTTTTGCTGAAGAACTAAAACAAGCCATGAGCAATACAGAAGATTCGGTAAAAAATAAAATCGATTTTCTGTTAACTGAGAAAGGCCTGAATTACGGGGCAAAACCAAAAGGACTGCTTAAATTTCATAATTACACGGATGGTGCCCGAACTCCTTTTGAAGAACATTTGGTTGAAGGAGCCATGTATGCAGCTGATAGCGAACAAAAAGCAAGTTTGCACTTTACAGTTTCGCCTGAGCATCAGCCTGGTTTTGAAGAACTGCTGAATGAAATAAAAGAAAAATACGAAACGAAATTAGGTATTCGTTTTGATATTAGTTTCAGTCAACAAAAACCATCAACCGACACCATTGCTGTTGACCTGAACAATGAACCATTCCGAAATCCGGATGGCAGTTTGCTGTTCAGACCGGGAGGGCACGGTGCACTTATTGAGAACCTTAACGACCTTGATGCCGATATTATTTTTATAAAAAATATCGACAATGTGGTGCCCGACCGCTTAAAACAACCCACTGTTGATTACAAAAAAGGACTTGCAGGCGTATTGCTAAAACACCAGGAGAAACTTTTTTATTACCAACAGGCTTTAAACGAAAAACATTACACGGCACTACAGAGCGGCTTTTTAGCCGAGGCGGCCAACTTTTTAGAAAACACATTAAATACCAAACCGGAAAAAAATCATTATTACACCGAACGAGAAGAGTTATACCACTACCTGAAAGAGAAATTTAACCGTCCGCTGCGGGTTTGCGGAATGGTTAAAAACCAAGGTGAACCCGGTGGCGGCCCATTTTGGGCAACCAATGCCGATGGTACTGTTTCGTTGCAGGTAGTTGAAAGTTCGCAAATTGATCCGGATAGCGTTCAACAACAAGGTATTGTTAAACACGCTACACATTTTAATCCGGTTGACCTGGTTTGTGCTGTTAAAAATTACAAAGGCGAAAAATACGACCTCACACAATTTACCGATCCGGCTACCGGTTTTATTTCAAAAAAATCGAAAGACGGAAAAGAACTGAAAGCACAGGAGTTACCCGGCTTATGGAACGGTGCAATGAGCAACTGGAACACGCTTTTTGTTGAAGTTCCGATTGAAACATTTAATCCGGTAAAAACAGTTAACGACTTATTGCGCGATCAACATCTGTAA
- a CDS encoding tetratricopeptide repeat protein has protein sequence MNEERDSFREEDISEALRRFKSSLVSGRKRYFDVSEFEGIVEFLMEEGDLQSSEIAAKQGIQIHPNAVPLHLKYAQILLSKGKYQQAQKYLDFAERVETGNPDVHLLRGSASLIMGKEDEAKAAFKKAIKVAGGEADDVMYHIGSAFIQIGEMSEAISYYKKALKLNPKHELALYDLAFFCDQIGDYKSSIKYYNRFIDNDPYNYTAWFNLGIVFNKADKHDKAIEAYEYTLAINENFHMALFNIGNALANATRFEEAIEKYLEYLEFEPDNDDAHCYLGECYLNLDNLVKAEHYYQKALRINNDNDTAYFGIGLIMWIEKKFDRSIEYIGKAARLDKQNSEYWLTLGKVNNDAGHLDDAVKAFKEGVRVDSENTEIWLTWAETLKKHDQISDAIRIIKKGIKNNDDSMLKYRLVALLLQCKKRKEAYEWLRTAMKQDFENINYLFDIYPRALKSKQLKKVVDDFRRGDK, from the coding sequence ATGAACGAGGAAAGAGATAGTTTTAGGGAAGAAGATATTAGCGAAGCACTCAGAAGATTTAAGAGCTCGTTGGTATCGGGAAGGAAACGATACTTTGATGTATCGGAATTTGAAGGGATTGTAGAGTTCCTGATGGAAGAGGGCGACTTGCAGTCCTCAGAAATAGCTGCTAAACAGGGAATTCAAATTCACCCTAATGCCGTTCCGCTGCACTTAAAATATGCCCAAATACTTTTAAGTAAAGGAAAATACCAGCAGGCACAAAAATATCTCGACTTTGCCGAACGTGTTGAAACAGGCAACCCCGATGTTCATTTGCTAAGGGGCTCGGCTTCCTTAATTATGGGTAAAGAGGATGAAGCAAAAGCAGCATTTAAAAAAGCAATTAAAGTTGCAGGCGGCGAGGCCGATGATGTGATGTACCACATTGGGTCGGCTTTTATACAAATTGGAGAAATGAGTGAAGCCATTTCTTATTATAAAAAGGCATTAAAATTAAACCCAAAACACGAACTGGCTTTATACGATCTGGCATTTTTTTGCGATCAGATTGGAGATTACAAAAGTAGTATTAAATACTATAACCGTTTTATTGATAACGACCCATACAATTACACTGCCTGGTTTAATTTGGGAATTGTTTTTAATAAAGCCGACAAGCACGACAAAGCCATTGAAGCTTACGAGTACACCCTTGCCATAAACGAAAATTTCCACATGGCATTATTTAATATCGGAAATGCATTGGCCAATGCCACTCGTTTTGAAGAAGCCATAGAAAAATACCTGGAATATCTGGAGTTTGAACCCGATAACGATGATGCACATTGTTACCTGGGCGAGTGTTATTTAAACCTCGACAACCTGGTTAAAGCGGAGCATTATTACCAAAAAGCCCTACGCATTAACAACGACAACGATACAGCATACTTTGGTATTGGCCTTATTATGTGGATTGAGAAAAAATTTGACAGAAGCATTGAATATATCGGTAAAGCTGCCCGGCTCGACAAGCAAAACTCGGAATACTGGCTTACCCTTGGGAAAGTTAACAACGACGCCGGACACCTCGATGATGCGGTAAAAGCGTTTAAAGAAGGCGTACGTGTTGATTCGGAAAATACCGAAATATGGCTAACCTGGGCCGAAACCCTGAAAAAACACGATCAGATTTCGGATGCCATACGCATCATTAAAAAAGGTATTAAGAACAACGACGACTCGATGTTAAAGTATCGGCTTGTGGCCTTATTGCTGCAATGCAAAAAACGAAAAGAAGCCTACGAGTGGTTGCGAACAGCTATGAAACAAGACTTTGAAAATATCAACTACCTCTTTGATATTTACCCCAGAGCTTTAAAAAGCAAACAGCTTAAAAAAGTTGTTGACGATTTCCGCCGGGGTGATAAATAA
- a CDS encoding DUF368 domain-containing protein yields MNRSAKDYITLALKGMGMGAADVVPGVSGGTIAFITGIYEELINSIKSVNLHAIKLLLSFKLAAFWQAINGSFLISVFIGVGISVFSLAKGLEYLLHHYPILVWSFFFGLIVASAIYVARSIKRWKADTVIGGLAGIIIAYLITVITPAEANTSYWFIFLSGSIAICAMILPGISGSFILVLLGMYKFILSAVGDMNLAVILTFMAGAAIGIIAFSNVLSWLLRKFHNTTIAVLAGFMVGSLNKVWPWKEVTQTIIDRHGELKPIAERNILPGTYEQLTGNEAWLLGAIILALAGFALIFVVEGIGKKLKK; encoded by the coding sequence ATGAACAGATCAGCAAAAGACTATATTACACTGGCGCTAAAAGGTATGGGCATGGGAGCTGCCGATGTGGTACCCGGGGTATCAGGAGGCACAATTGCTTTTATTACAGGAATTTACGAAGAGCTTATCAACTCTATAAAATCGGTTAACCTGCACGCAATTAAACTTCTGCTAAGTTTTAAACTGGCCGCATTCTGGCAGGCTATAAATGGTTCTTTTTTAATTAGTGTGTTTATAGGAGTAGGCATTAGCGTATTTTCGCTGGCCAAAGGACTCGAGTATTTGCTTCATCACTATCCAATTTTGGTGTGGTCGTTCTTTTTCGGACTAATTGTTGCGTCGGCCATTTATGTGGCACGCTCTATAAAACGATGGAAAGCCGATACGGTTATTGGTGGGTTGGCAGGCATTATTATTGCCTACCTGATTACTGTAATTACACCGGCTGAAGCCAACACCAGTTACTGGTTTATATTTCTGTCTGGCTCAATTGCCATTTGCGCCATGATTTTACCGGGTATTTCCGGAAGCTTTATCCTGGTTTTATTAGGCATGTACAAATTTATTTTATCGGCTGTTGGCGATATGAACCTGGCCGTGATTTTAACCTTTATGGCAGGTGCAGCAATTGGAATAATCGCATTCTCCAATGTTTTGTCGTGGCTGCTCAGGAAATTTCACAACACCACCATTGCTGTTTTAGCCGGATTTATGGTGGGATCGTTAAACAAGGTTTGGCCGTGGAAAGAAGTTACGCAAACCATTATCGACCGCCATGGAGAACTTAAGCCCATTGCTGAACGAAATATTTTACCGGGCACCTACGAGCAATTAACGGGAAACGAGGCCTGGCTTTTGGGAGCAATTATACTGGCCCTTGCCGGTTTTGCCTTAATTTTTGTGGTAGAAGGAATTGGCAAGAAATTGAAAAAATAA
- a CDS encoding shikimate dehydrogenase, with translation MKRYGLLGYPLTHSFSKRYFTERFENEKTAATYENFEIDSIEKFPQVVKDNPEVVGFNVTIPYKEQVIQYLDELNDSAKEIGAVNTIRVTRTENSIHLKGYNTDTFGFESSLKPFLKDHHKKALILGTGGASKALKYVLGKLGIEYISASIEELKENEIRYEDIDEQMMNERLLIINATPLGTYPKVETFPNIPYEFINGKHLLFDLVYNPEVTQFLAKGAANGATIKNGYEMLLNQAKRSYEIWQSGE, from the coding sequence ATGAAACGATACGGCTTATTAGGCTACCCACTCACCCACTCTTTCTCGAAACGTTATTTTACCGAGCGTTTTGAAAATGAAAAAACGGCGGCGACTTATGAAAATTTTGAGATTGATAGCATTGAGAAATTTCCGCAAGTAGTGAAAGATAATCCCGAGGTAGTTGGTTTTAACGTAACAATTCCGTACAAAGAACAGGTTATTCAGTACCTCGACGAGTTGAATGATTCGGCCAAAGAGATTGGAGCTGTTAATACAATCCGGGTAACCCGAACCGAAAACAGTATTCATTTAAAAGGATACAACACCGATACTTTTGGTTTTGAATCGTCGTTGAAACCCTTTCTGAAAGATCACCATAAAAAAGCACTGATTTTAGGAACCGGTGGTGCGTCAAAAGCCTTAAAATATGTACTTGGCAAGTTAGGAATCGAATACATTTCGGCCTCTATTGAAGAGTTGAAAGAAAATGAAATTCGATACGAAGATATCGACGAGCAAATGATGAACGAACGATTGCTTATAATAAACGCCACTCCGCTGGGTACCTATCCAAAAGTTGAGACGTTCCCAAATATTCCCTACGAGTTTATCAACGGGAAGCACTTGCTTTTTGACTTGGTTTACAATCCTGAAGTAACCCAATTTTTAGCCAAAGGAGCAGCCAATGGCGCTACCATAAAAAACGGTTACGAGATGTTACTGAACCAGGCAAAAAGGTCGTACGAAATCTGGCAGTCAGGAGAATAG